The genome window TCGAACCGCGTGCCCGCCACGGTGTCGGCCAGCGCCCGCTGCACCAGCGACACCATGACCGCGCGGTTGCGGCGCGCGTACTCCTGGGCCCAGAACAGGTCCCGCCGGTAGTGGCGCATCTGCGGGGTACCCGCCACGAACACCGCCAGGTCCCGGTCGGGCAGGTCGGCGTTGTGCGCCAGGCCCCTGGCGATCTCGATGTGGCGCTCGGCCAGCTCCTTGCCGATGTTGCGCGACCCCGAGTGCAGCATCAGCCACACCCGCCCGTCGTCGGTGCCGCCCTGCTCCAGGCACACCTCGATGAAGTGGTTGCCGCCGCCGAGGCTGCCCATCTGCGCCAGCGCCCGCTCCCGCCGGTTCTGCACACCCTCGTGCAGCTCCCCGAAGCCACTCCAGAACCGGTCCCAGTCACCGGTGCCCGGCACGCGCCGGACGTCCACGGGGTGGGTGTGCATGCCGAAGCCCACCGGCACCGCCGACTCGATCCGCGAGCGCAGCCCCGAGAGGTCGTCGGGCAGGTCGGCCGCGCGCAGCGAGGTCCGCACCGCGCTCATCCCGCAGCCGATGTCGACCCCGACCGCCGACGGCGAGACCGCGTCGCGCATGGCGATCACGCTGCCGACCGTGGCCCCCTTGCCCAGGTGCACGTCGGGCATCACCGCAACGCCGTGCACCCAGGGCAGGTCTGCGATGTTGCGCAGCTGGTGCATGGCGGCGTCCTCGACCTGGCGCGGGTCGGCCCACATGCGGATGGGCACCCGGCTGCCCTGCACGGCGGTGAACACATCGTCCTCCCTGTTCGGGCCACCACCGGTCCGCGGTGGTGGCGAACGAAAAAGCGGCAGCCGCCGGGGTCGTTCGGCCCCGGCGGCTGCCACTGCTGGACTCGGCGTGGATCAGCGTGGTGGTCTCGCGCGGCGACCGGGGGCACGGCGGCGGGCCTGCCGTGGTTGCTGTGCTGTGACCACGGGTGCCTCCTCCCGGTGCGGCGCGAGCTGTCAGGCGGTGATCATGCCGGTCCGCCGGGTCGACGACAACCGAATTCCCCGGATCCGCGGCGCCCACACCTGACACGTCCGGTGATCGCGGTAGCGCCCTGTGCGATCGCCGCACCGGCGTGATCGACACGTGCGTCAGCTCACACCGCTGCTTCTGCGGGCTCGTGCGCTCGGAAGATCCGGATCGCGCCGGGGTGTCGATCAGCGATTAGGACACGGAAAGATCAC of Saccharopolyspora erythraea contains these proteins:
- a CDS encoding RtcB family protein — protein: MFTAVQGSRVPIRMWADPRQVEDAAMHQLRNIADLPWVHGVAVMPDVHLGKGATVGSVIAMRDAVSPSAVGVDIGCGMSAVRTSLRAADLPDDLSGLRSRIESAVPVGFGMHTHPVDVRRVPGTGDWDRFWSGFGELHEGVQNRRERALAQMGSLGGGNHFIEVCLEQGGTDDGRVWLMLHSGSRNIGKELAERHIEIARGLAHNADLPDRDLAVFVAGTPQMRHYRRDLFWAQEYARRNRAVMVSLVQRALADTVAGTRFDEPISCHHNYVAEETYDGVELLVTRKGAIRAGSGELGIIPGSMGTGSFIVRGLGNTEAFTSASHGAGRRMSRTRARKSFTARDLAEQTAGVECRKDAGVVDEIPAAYKDINEVIKAQTDLVEVVAHLKQVVCVKG